One genomic window of Aliiroseovarius sp. M344 includes the following:
- a CDS encoding HU family DNA-binding protein — translation MSKPMTKTQLVAALAEEMGSDKKSASSALDGVINIITKEVSGGGAVTLPGVGKIYCRERPARMVRNPATGEQIHKDADKVVKMTIAKALKDSVNG, via the coding sequence ATGTCGAAACCTATGACGAAGACCCAACTGGTCGCTGCTTTGGCCGAAGAAATGGGCTCGGACAAGAAATCGGCGTCGAGCGCGCTGGACGGTGTCATCAACATCATCACCAAAGAAGTTTCGGGTGGTGGTGCAGTGACCCTTCCGGGTGTTGGCAAGATTTATTGCCGTGAGCGTCCCGCACGCATGGTGCGCAACCCTGCCACCGGCGAGCAGATCCACAAGGATGCTGACAAGGTCGTAAAAATGACCATTGCAAAAGCACTGAAAGACAGCGTTAACGGCTAG
- a CDS encoding DMT family transporter: protein MDFRAILMGLAFALIWSSAFTSARIIVADAAPLYSLALRFFISGLLGVIIARALGQNWNLTRNQWRAVIIFGVCQNALYLGLNFVAMQWIEAGLAAIIASTMPLMVAFAGWTVLGDRLRPLAVAGLVAGVIGVSLIMGSRLSGGVDLTGVIMCFIAAAALTAATLSVRTASSGGNLMMIVGLQMFVGSAVLLLAALIFETPTVTPSLKLGLAFTYTVLAPGLLATWIWFSLVGRIGAVKAATFHFLNPFFGVTTAWLLLGEALTVTDFVGVAIITIGILAVQLSKQKPTQS, encoded by the coding sequence ATGGATTTTCGCGCAATCTTAATGGGGCTGGCCTTTGCGCTTATCTGGAGCTCGGCCTTCACCTCTGCGCGCATCATTGTGGCCGACGCAGCGCCGCTTTATTCGCTAGCCCTGCGGTTTTTCATATCGGGGCTGCTGGGCGTCATCATTGCGCGCGCATTGGGACAGAACTGGAACCTTACCCGCAACCAATGGCGGGCGGTCATCATATTCGGCGTTTGCCAAAACGCGCTCTATCTGGGCCTGAATTTCGTCGCCATGCAGTGGATCGAAGCCGGTCTGGCCGCGATCATCGCCTCTACCATGCCCTTGATGGTGGCTTTTGCTGGCTGGACGGTGTTGGGGGACAGGCTGCGCCCTTTGGCGGTAGCGGGTCTCGTGGCAGGTGTTATCGGCGTCAGCCTCATCATGGGGTCGCGCTTGTCCGGTGGTGTCGATCTGACAGGCGTCATCATGTGTTTCATCGCCGCTGCTGCTTTGACAGCGGCCACGCTTTCGGTCCGCACAGCGTCGTCTGGTGGCAATCTGATGATGATTGTCGGGCTGCAGATGTTTGTAGGGTCCGCGGTATTGCTTCTTGCGGCGCTGATCTTTGAGACGCCAACGGTTACGCCAAGCCTGAAGCTGGGTCTTGCTTTCACCTATACCGTTCTCGCGCCGGGGCTTCTGGCCACCTGGATCTGGTTCTCGTTGGTGGGCCGGATTGGAGCGGTGAAAGCAGCGACCTTCCATTTCCTGAATCCGTTTTTCGGTGTGACAACCGCTTGGTTGCTGCTGGGCGAGGCCCTGACGGTCACCGATTTTGTTGGCGTGGCAATCATCACCATTGGCATTCTTGCTGTGCAGCTTTCGAAACAAAAGCCCACACAGTCGTGA
- a CDS encoding AMP nucleosidase has translation MPSSGHSIPVITPPSGAHETFTDAKAAVQRLKALYQQACKFLCETFEQSVSGDQPDTRFRAFYPEISLTTTSHAQIDTRLSFGHVSAPGTYSTTITRPDLFENYLTQQISLLLEHHGVAVWVGYSDTPIPVHFAVANETDITVPQEGAMSFPLRDVFDVPDLSSTNDDIVNGVAQRGEDGAAPLAPFTAQRVDYSLARLSHYTATKPADFQNHVLFTNYQFYVEEFEAYARQMLADPDSGYTAFVGPGYHQITTPDQALPTPDKLPQMPSYHLKRLDGSGITLVNIGVGPSNAKTATDHIAVLRPHAWLMVGHCAGLRNSQRLGDFVLAHAYLREDKVLDDDLPLWVPIPPLAEIQIALEQAVAKVTELEGYELKRIMRTGTVASLDNRNWELRDQSGPVQRLSQSRAIALDMESATIAANGFRFRVPYGTLLCVSDKPLHGELKLPGMASDFYKSQVSRHLLIGIQAMETLRDMPIERIHSRKLRSFEETAFL, from the coding sequence ATGCCTTCCAGCGGACACTCTATCCCTGTCATCACGCCGCCCAGCGGCGCTCATGAAACGTTTACGGATGCCAAAGCGGCCGTTCAGCGATTGAAGGCGCTTTATCAGCAAGCCTGTAAATTTCTGTGCGAGACGTTCGAGCAATCGGTGTCTGGTGATCAACCCGACACGCGGTTTCGTGCTTTTTATCCTGAGATTAGCCTGACCACGACCAGTCACGCGCAAATCGACACACGACTAAGCTTTGGCCATGTGTCCGCACCGGGCACTTACAGCACCACGATCACGCGCCCCGATTTGTTTGAAAATTATCTGACGCAACAGATATCTCTGTTGTTGGAACATCATGGGGTTGCCGTTTGGGTCGGATATTCCGACACGCCGATCCCGGTGCATTTTGCGGTGGCAAACGAAACAGACATCACGGTGCCGCAAGAAGGAGCGATGAGCTTTCCATTGCGCGATGTCTTTGATGTGCCCGATTTGTCCAGCACCAATGATGACATCGTAAATGGTGTCGCCCAGCGGGGCGAAGATGGCGCTGCACCCCTTGCCCCCTTTACGGCACAACGGGTTGACTACTCGCTTGCTCGATTGTCGCATTATACCGCGACCAAGCCAGCGGACTTCCAAAATCACGTTCTGTTCACAAACTACCAGTTCTATGTCGAAGAATTCGAGGCCTACGCCCGCCAAATGCTGGCCGATCCTGACAGCGGATATACGGCGTTTGTGGGGCCAGGATACCACCAGATCACAACGCCAGATCAGGCATTGCCGACGCCAGACAAGTTACCTCAAATGCCGTCATATCACCTGAAACGTTTAGACGGTTCAGGGATCACGCTCGTGAATATCGGGGTGGGGCCCTCGAACGCCAAAACGGCGACAGATCACATTGCGGTTTTACGTCCGCATGCCTGGTTGATGGTTGGCCACTGCGCGGGGCTTCGAAACAGCCAGCGTTTGGGCGATTTCGTCCTAGCACATGCCTATCTCCGCGAAGACAAAGTTCTGGACGATGATCTGCCGCTTTGGGTGCCAATCCCACCGCTTGCTGAAATTCAAATTGCGCTGGAACAAGCCGTGGCCAAGGTGACCGAGCTGGAAGGGTATGAGTTGAAACGCATCATGCGGACCGGCACCGTGGCGTCGCTGGACAATCGGAACTGGGAACTTCGTGACCAGTCGGGACCAGTGCAACGCCTTAGCCAATCCCGCGCGATTGCTCTGGACATGGAAAGTGCCACGATTGCGGCCAATGGTTTTCGCTTCCGGGTTCCTTATGGAACGCTTTTGTGTGTGTCTGACAAACCGCTGCACGGAGAGCTGAAATTGCCCGGCATGGCGTCTGACTTTTACAAATCTCAGGTCTCTCGCCATCTGCTGATTGGCATTCAAGCCATGGAAACCCTGCGCGATATGCCGATCGAACGAATCCACAGTCGGAAGCTCCGAAGCTTCGAAGAGACAGCTTTCCTTTAG